One region of Mangifera indica cultivar Alphonso chromosome 3, CATAS_Mindica_2.1, whole genome shotgun sequence genomic DNA includes:
- the LOC123210644 gene encoding leucine-rich repeat extensin-like protein 6 — translation MAFPRPTSALWSINIITIFFLLSVSSSQASNSPPSTQNSRLSNAYRALQAWKHAIFSDPLNFTANWCGPEVCNYTGVYCAPAPDDPATITVAGIDLNHANISGYLPDELGLLTDLALFHLNSNRFCGSVPDSFRNMKLLYELDISNNQFSGQFPPVLLCLPSLRFLDIRFNQFQGDVPSKLFDLKLDALFINNNNFRGTIPKNIGNSPVSVIVLANNNFSGCIPSGLTKMGETLQQILLINMGLTGCLPEDIGLLKEVTVFDVSFNRLVGSLPVSIGDMKNLQQLNVAHNKFSGQIPESICSLPSLENFTYSYNYFCGESTCLNLSAKDDRKNCIPDRPHQRSPHECKLFYAYPVSCSAFGCSYRSPPPPPPPPPPPPPPPPPPPPPPPPPPPPPPPPPPPPPPPPPPPPPPPPPPPEKCSPPPPPPPEKCSPPPPPPPPPPPPPPEKCSPPPPPVKHYP, via the coding sequence ATGGCTTTTCCTCGACCGACTTCTGCTCTTTGGAGCATCAATATCATCACCATCTTCTTCCTGCTCTCTGTATCTTCTTCCCAAGCTTCAAATTCTCCTCCATCCACACAAAATTCTCGACTCTCCAACGCTTACAGAGCCCTCCAGGCTTGGAAACATGCCATTTTCTCCGACCCTTTAAACTTCACTGCAAACTGGTGCGGCCCTGAGGTTTGCAACTACACTGGTGTGTATTGTGCACCTGCCCCGGATGATCCGGCCACCATTACGGTGGCCGGAATTGACCTGAACCATGCCAATATTTCAGGCTATTTGCCTGATGAGCTTGGCCTCCTTACGGACCTCGCTCTCTTCCATTTAAACTCCAATCGCTTTTGTGGCTCAGTTCCTGATTCCTTCCGAAATATGAAGCTTCTGTATGAGCTTGATATCAGCAACAACCAATTCTCCGGTCAGTTTCCTCCGGTTCTTCTTTGTTTACCTTCTCTCAGGTTTCTCGACATCCGATTCAACCAATTCCAGGGCGATGTCCCTTCAAAACTCTTTGATTTAAAACTTGATGCCTTGTTtatcaacaacaacaacttCCGAGGAACCATCCCGAAAAACATTGGAAATTCCCCCGTTTCCGTTATTGTCCTGGCAAATAATAACTTCAGCGGCTGCATACCTTCCGGTTTGACAAAAATGGGGGAGACCCTTCAACAGATCCTGTTGATTAACATGGGATTGACTGGCTGTTTGCCGGAAGATATCGGATTGTTGAAGGAAGTGACAGTCTTTGATGTAAGCTTCAACAGGCTAGTTGGTTCGCTGCCAGTGTCCATTGGAGATATGAAGAATTTGCAGCAGCTAAATGTGGCTCATAACAAATTTTCCGGTCAAATTCCTGAGAGTATTTGCTCACTGCCGAGCTTGGAGAATTTCACTTACTCCTACAACTATTTCTGCGGTGAATCAACGTGCCTCAACTTGTCAGCTAAAGATGACAGGAAGAATTGCATTCCTGACAGACCGCATCAAAGATCACCCCACGAATGCAAGTTGTTCTATGCCTATCCTGTCAGTTGTAGCGCCTTTGGTTGCTCATACAGAAGCCCACCTCCACCTCCGCCTCCTCCTCCGCCACCACCTCCTCCTCCACCCCCACCTCCTCCTCCGCCACCACCTCCTCCTCCACCCCCACCTCCACCTCCGCCACCACCTCCTCCTCCACCCCCACCTCCACCTCCGCCACCACCTCCTCCGCCAGAGAAGTgttcaccaccaccacctcctccgCCAGAGAAGTgttcaccaccaccaccaccaccccctccacctccacctcctcCGCCAGAGAAGTGTTCACCTCCACCCCCTCCAGTGAAACATTATCCATGA
- the LOC123212389 gene encoding 40S ribosomal protein S3a-like yields the protein MAVGKNKRISKGKKGGKKKAADPFAKKDWYDIKAPSVFNNRNVGKTLVTRTQGTKIASEGLKHRVFEISLGDLQGDEEHAYRKIRLRAEDIQGKNVLTNFWGMDFTTDKLRSLVRKWQTLIEAYVDVKTTDNYTLRMFCIGFTKRRPNQVKRTCYAQSSQIRQIRRKMREIMIAQATSCDLKDLVQKFIPEMIGREIEKATSSIYPLQNVYIRKVKILKAPKFDLGKLMEVHGDYSEDVGVKMERPADETMAEGATEVIGA from the exons ATGGCCGTCGG AAAGAACAAGAGGATTTCCAAGGGAAAGAAGGGAGGAAAGAAGAAGGC GGCGGATCCATTTGCCAAGAAGGACTGGTATGACATCAAAGCTCCATCTGTCTTCAACAACAGAAACGTTGGCAAGACTCTTGTTACCCGTACTCAGGGTACCAAG ATTGCATCAGAAGGACTCAAGCATAGAGTGTTTGAGATATCACTTGGTGATCTTCAGGGTGATGAGGAGCATGCTTACAGAAAGATCAGATTGAGAGCTGAAGATATTCAAGGAAAAAATGTCCTCACCAATTTCTGg gGGATGGACTTCACTACTGACAAGTTAAGGTCCTTGGTGAGGAAGTGGCAAACTTTGATTGAAGCTTATGTGGATGTCAAAACAACTGACAACTACACTTTGAGGATGTTCTGTATTGGATTCACCAAAAGACGTCCAAACCAGGTTAAGAGGACATGCTATGCACAATCCAGCCAAATTAGACAG ATTCGCCGCAAGATGAGGGAGATCATGATAGCGCAAGCAACATCTTGTGATCTTAAGGATCTTGTCCAAAAGTTCATTCCTGAAATGATTGGGAGAGAGATTGAGAAGGCAACTTCAAGCATTTACCCCTTGCAAAATGTTTACATCCGCAAAGTGAAGATCCTAAAAGCTCCCAAGTTTGATCTTGGAAAGTTGATGGAG GTTCACGGTGATTATTCAGAGGATGTTGGCGTGAAGATGGAGAGGCCTGCTGATGAGACAATGGCTGAAGGTGCTACTGAAGTAATTGGAGCTTAA
- the LOC123212387 gene encoding protein NETWORKED 1A-like → MATLLHQESRRMYSWWWDSHISPKNSKWLQENLTDMDAKVKAMIKLIEEDADSFARRAEMYYKKRPELMKLVEEFYRAYRALAERYDYATVELRQAHRTMVEAFPNQVPYALPDGSPSGPTGPGAEPHTPEMTHPIRALLDPDDLQKDALGLSSANLHDLKGNGGYSEESYSGITKRGLFHFSADNHNLADKTDSEVETLKKTLAEIQDEKESILLQYQQSLQKFSSLEKELNHAQEDAGGLDERASKADIEIKVLKESLIRLEAERDARLLQCNDCLGKISNLETLISKTQEDSKGLNERASKVEIEAQNLKQELSRLEAEKDACLLQYKQCLQMINALEKKISLAEENVRMLNEQTERSEAEIEALKQALSRLNEEKEATAFQYERCLEKMAKMENEIFHAQEDVKRMNYEILLGVSKLNIMEQQYDLLQRSNQSLRVEAESLAQKIAVKDQELSEKQIELEKLQALMQDEHSRFVQVEATLKALQRVQSESQEKQKALKLELQNKLQMLMELEICNRDLEEDIQKVKTENQNLIELNNSSNNSINNLQNEILSLKEMKKKLEEETVLQVDKSNALQLEIHHLKEEIIALNGRYQALVEQVLSVGLDPEFLALSVKELQVENSKLKEFCQQHRDEKEALYEKLKNMDNLLEKNAALQISLSELSVKFEWSREKVKELRESCQFLREDKSSLVAEKTTLLSQFQILSENMQKLLEKDVLLEKSLAGANVELEGLRAKSKSLEEFCQLLKNEKSNLQKERSTLVSQLENVEKRLGKLENRFTRLEEKYADLEKEKESTLCQVEELRGSLTVEQQERECYVNTYESRMADLENHVRLLQEETRLTKKEFEEELDKAVNAQVEIFILQKFIEDLEQKNLSLLIECQRHIEASKLSDKLISELECENLEQQVETEFLLDEIEKLRFGIYQLFRALQSDPVNYHEYKIEKGQIPILHILDDIEDLKSSLLSSEDVKQQLVVENSVLLTLLGQLRLEGAELESEKTIFEQEVVTMSQQHDMLQKDKDELLEMNRQLILEVSKGELRQDTLKAELENQGIKLMTLQEAYLALQQENSKLSEENRLLLEKFLVLKDEMCVLKEENSVMLQEALDLSNLSLVFKSFGIEKAEEVKALSEDLNCLNMINGDFKEKIELLGDKLEMKEAEGLLLNETVDKLNMELDEVKDLNEQLKNQTFAGQDSLRKKATELLEAEQKLKAAHNLNMELCKTVEELKEECEDLKLIRKDVQKHVLEISEYCTRQKLEIESLSEVNRFLESEVDMLREEVEEQRIREVYLSTELQERSNEFGLCEAEAASFYFDLQISSTREVLLENKVHELTKVCESLEDESATKSTEMQQMKERVRFLESEIGELKSQLSSYVPLIASLKENMASLEHNVFRQKKNCLASNEEQMSSELAGQLHQMNSQELKDIQCIMIPDGISELKEIQTRIKAVEKAIFEEMEKSEIQESVKIGFNVEDEITETEDFTLRSTFTYQEKEFEKTMEIEDEFIDDPKLQKGKLETSEIPSKTSMKDIPLDQVSDFSFYGRNRRQNGGANDGTLELWECAEQDSSIESMFNSKQKRVAAPVANIPKHHQSKNLDQHNPSSESQFEKELAVDKLEASECDQEPNKGQSQKKILERLSSDAQKLTNLQTTVQDLKKKMEINKKSKKGNDPEYDIVKEQLLEVEEAILQLVEMNVQLSNDTEESPKTSGGMSSAESEETRDVCRNKVTEEACKGSEKIGRLQLEVQTIQYILLKLEDVNKTKGKYKFSESKTGALLKDFISHGGRSSGQRKKVCCLCGCVRPSTTKE, encoded by the exons ATGGCAACCTTGTTACACCAGGAGTCCAGGCGCATGTATTCTTGGTGGTGGGACAGTCACATTAGCCCAAAGAATTCGAAATGGCTTCAGGAAAATCTTACAG ATATGGATGCCAAAGTCAAAGCAATGATCAAGCTCATTGAAGAAGATGCAGATTCTTTTGCGAGGAGAGCAGAAATGTACTATAAGAAACGTCCAGAGCTCATGAAATTGGTTGAGGAATTTTACCGAGCTTATCGTGCTTTAGCAGAGAGATATGATTATGCAACTGTTGAGCTCCGTCAGGCCCATCGAACCATGGTGGAAGCATTTCCCAACCAAGTACCCTATGCTCTACCTGATGGTTCACCATCTGGGCCAACGGGCCCCGGGGCTGAGCCTCATACACCAGAAATGACACATCCCATACGTGCATTGCTTGATCCTGACGACTTGCAGAAAGATGCCTTGGGACTCTCTTCAGCCAACTTACATGATTTGAAAGGGAATGGAGGGTATTCAGAAGAATCATATTCTGGAATAACCAAAAGaggtttatttcatttttcagcCGACAACCATAATCTTGCAGATAAAACTGACAGTGAAGTTGAAACCTTAAAGAAAACACTTGCTGAGATTCAAGATGAGAAGGAATCCATTCTTCTTCAGTACCAACAGAGTTTGCAGAAGTTTTCTAGCCTGGAGAAAGAACTTAATCATGCACAAGAAGATGCTGGAGGGCTTGATGAAAGAGCTAGCAAAGCAGACATTGAAATTAAAGTGTTGAAGGAATCACTCATCAGATTAGAAGCTGAAAGGGATGCCAGACTTCTTCAGTGCAATGATTGTTTGGGAAAAATATCTAATCTAGAGACTCTGATCTCCAAAACCCAAGAGGACTCGAAAGGACTTAATGAGCGTGCTTCTAAGGTGGAAATAGAAGCTCAAAATCTCAAGCAAGAACTCTCTAGATTAGAGGCTGAAAAGGACGCTTGCCTTCTTCAGTACAAGCAATGTCTTCAGATGATAAATGCACTGGAGAAAAAGATTTCACTTGCCGAGGAAAATGTCAGAATGCTTAATGAACAAACTGAAAGATCAGAAGCTGAAATTGAAGCACTGAAGCAAGCCCTTTCCAGActgaatgaagaaaaagaagccaCAGCTTTCCAGTACGAGCGGTGTTTGGAGAAGATGGCTAAGATGGAGAATGAAATTTTTCATGCCCAAGAAGATGTGAAACGAATGAACTATGAAATTCTATTGGGAGTTTCAAAACTAAATATCATGGAGCAACAGTATGACTTGTTGCAGAGATCAAATCAGTCTCTACGGGTAGAGGCAGAAAGTCTGGCCCAGAAAATAGCAGTGAAGGATCAAGAACTTTCTGAGAAGCAAATAGAGCTGGAGAAACTTCAGGCTTTAATGCAGGATGAACACTCACGTTTTGTCCAAGTTGAAGCCACTCTTAAGGCTCTGCAGAGGGTGCAGTCTGAATCTCAAGAGAAGCAGAAAGCTCTTAAATTGGAGCTTCAAAATAAACTTCAAATGCTCATGGAATTGGAGATATGCAATCGTGATTTGGAGGAAGACATCCAGAAGGTTAAAACAGAAAATCAGAACCTGATTGAATTGAACAATTCttctaataattcaataaacaaTCTACAGAATGAAATTCTTAGCTTGAAGGAGATGAAAAAGAAACTTGAAGAAGAGACTGTACTCCAAGTGGACAAAAGTAATGCCCTCCAGCTGGAGATTCACCATTTGAAGGAGGAAATCATCGCCTTAAATGGGAGATACCAGGCTTTAGTGGAGCAAGTCCTCTCAGTAGGTTTGGATCCTGAATTCCTTGCATTATCGGTGAAGGAGTTGCAAGTTGAGAACTCAAAGCTGAAAGAATTCTGCCAACAGCACAGAGATGAGAAAGAGGCTCTATATGAGAAGTTGAAGAACATGGATAATCTTTTGGAGAAGAATGCTGCTCTCCAGATTTCACTCTCAGAATTAAGTGTCAAGTTTGAATGGTCAAGAGAGAAGGTCAAGGAATTAAGGGAGTCCTGCCAGTTTCTCCGGGAGGATAAATCCTCTCTTGTTGCTGAGAAAACTACCTTGCTTTCtcagtttcaaattttgagtgagAATATGCAGAAGCTCTTGGAAAAAGATGTGTTGCTGGAAAAATCACTTGCTGGTGCAAATGTTGAGCTTGAAGGTTTGAGGGCAAAGTCAAAGAGCTTAGAAGAATTCTGCCAGTTGCTCAAAAATGAGAAATCAAATCTCCAAAAGGAAAGAAGCACCTTAGTCTCTCAGCttgaaaatgttgaaaagagaCTTGGTAAGCTGGAAAACAGGTTTACAAGATTAGAGGAAAAATATGCTGATCTTGAGAAGGAGAAAGAATCCACACTTTGTCAAGTAGAAGAACTACGAGGCTCTCTAACTGTGGAGCAACAAGAGCGTGAATGTTATGTAAATACATATGAGTCCAGAATGGCAGACCTGGAAAACCATGTGCGTCTACTGCAAGAAGAAACTAGACTGACAaagaaagaatttgaagaagaacTGGATAAAGCTGTAAATGCTCAGGTCGAGATCTTCATTTTGCAGAAGTTTATAGAAGACCTGGAACAAAAGAATCTATCTCTGTTAATAGAATGTCAGAGACATATTGAGGCCTCCAAATTATCAGATAAACTGATTTCCGAGTTGGAGTGTGAAAATCTTGAGCAGCAGGTGGAAACAGAATTCTTGTTGGATGAGATTGAAAAGCTGAGATTCGGAATTTATCAATTGTTTAGGGCTCTCCAATCTGATCCCGTTAACTATCATGAATATAAGATTGAAAAGGGGCAAATCCCTATCCTGCATATTTTGGATGATATTGAGGATTTGAAAAGTTCACTTTTGAGTAGTGAGGATGTGAAGCAGCAACTAGTAGTTGAGAACTCAGTGCTTTTAACTTTGCTCGGACAACTGAGATTAGAGGGAGCTGAACTTGAGTCAGAGAAGACAATCTTTGAGCAGGAGGTTGTAACAATGTCTCAGCAACATGATATGCTGCAAAAAGATAAGGATGAGCTCCTTGAGATGAACAGGCAGTTAATTTTGGAAGTGAGCAAGGGAGAGCTACGACAGGACACATTAAAAGCTGAATTGGAAAATCAGGGTATAAAGCTGATGACTCTGCAAGAGGCTTACCTGGCATTGCAACAAGAAAATTCCAAGCTGAGTGAGGAAAATCGACTCTTGCTTGAGAAATTTTTGGTCCTGAAAGATGAGATGTGTGTGCTTAAAGAGGAAAATAGTGTGATGCTGCAGGAAGCATTGGATCTCAGCAACCTCTCTTTGGTTTTCAAGAGTTTCGGAATTGAGAAAGCTGAGGAAGTTAAAGCACTTTCTGAAGATCTCAACTGTCTCAATATGATTAACGGTGACTTCAAGGAGAAGATTGAATTGCTGGGGGACAAACTGGAAATGAAAGAAGCAGAAGGTCTACTACTAAATGAAACAGTTGACAAGTTGAACATGGAGCTGGATGAAGTCAAAGACCTCAATGAGCAGTTGAAGAATCAAACATTTGCTGGACAGGATTCTCTGAGAAAGAAGGCTACAGAGCTTTTAGAAGCAGAACAGAAACTTAAGGCTGCACATAACTTGAATATGGAATTGTGCAAAACTGTTGAAGAACTGAAGGAGGAGTGTGAAGACTTAAAACTTATTAGAAAAGACGTACAGAAACACGTTCTTGAGATATCTGAATATTGCACAAgacaaaaattggaaattgaaTCCCTTTCTGAAGTAAATAGATTTTTGGAGTCTGAAGTGGATATGTTACGTGAGGAGGTTGAAGAACAAAGGATTAGAGAGGTGTACTTGAGCACTGAATTGCAGGAGAGAAGCAATGAGTTTGGACTTTGTGAGGCTGAGGCTGcgtctttttattttgatctgCAAATTTCTTCCACCCGCGAAGTTCTACTTGAAAATAAAGTGCATGAGCTTACCAAAGTTTGTGAGAGTCTGGAAGATGAAAGTGCTACAAAAAGTACAGAGATGCAGCAGATGAAAGAAAGAGTTAGATTCCTGGAAAGTGAAATCGGAGAATTGAAGTCCCAGCTGTCTTCATATGTTCCTCTAATAGCTTCCCTGAAAGAAAATATGGCGTCTTTGGAACACAATGTTTTTCGTCAGAAAAAGAATTGTCTGGCAAGCAATGAAGAACAAATG AGTTCAGAATTGGCTGGTCAGCTTCATCAAATGAACAGTCAAGAACTCAAAGATATTCAATGCATTATGATTCCTGATGGAATTTCAGAATTGAAGGAGATCCAGACTAGAATAAAAGCAGTTGAGAAGGCGATATTTGAAGAAATGGAAAAGTCTGAAATACAGGAAAGTGTAAAAATTGGGTTCAATGTTGAAGATGAAATAACAGAGACTGAAGATTTTACTTTAAGAAGCACCTTCACATATCaggaaaaagaatttgagaaaacaatGGAAATTGAGGACGAGTTCATTGATGATCCAAAGTTGCAGAAGGGTAAACTTGAAACTTCTGAGATTCCGAGTAAAACATCAATGAAAGATATTCCACTTGATCAAGTCTCAGACTTTTCTTTCTATGGAAGAAACAGGAGACAGAATGGCGGGGCCAATGATGGGACGCTCGAGTTATGGGAATGTGCTGAGCAAGATAGTAGTATTGAGTCAATGTTCAATAGCAAACAAAAAAGAGTTGCCGCACCAGTGGCAAATATCCCCAAACATCATCAGTCCAAGAATCTGGATCAGCATAATCCCTCTTCAGAATCACAATTTGAGAAGGAATTGGCTGTTGACAAGCTAGAGGCATCTGAATGCGATCAAGAGCCTAATAAAGGACAGAGCCAGAAAAAGATTTTGGAGAGACTTTCTTCCGATGCTCAGAAATTGACAAATCTTCAAACAACTGTGcaagatttgaaaaagaaaatggagatAAACAAGAAGAGCAAGAAGGGCAATGATCCTGAGTATGACATAGTGAAAGAACAACTCCTAGAAGTTGAGGAAGCTATTCTTCAGCTGGTGGAGATGAACGTTCAGTTGTCAAATGATACTGAAGAGAGCCCCAAAACTTCAGGGGGCATGTCCTCAGCAGAATCAGAAGAAACTAGAGATGTCTGCAGAAACAAAGTGACAGAAGAGGCCTGCAAAGGGTCTGAAAAGATTGGCCGATTGCAGCTAGAAGTTCAAACCATCCAGTATATATTGCTGAAACTGGAGGATGTCaataaaacaaaaggaaaatacaAGTTTTCAGAAAGTAAAACAGGTGCACTCCTGAAGGACTTCATTTCCCATGGTGGGAGAAGTAGTGGACAGAGGAAGAAGGTGTGTTGTTTATGTGGGTGTGTGAGACCTTCAACAACTAAAGAATGA